From a region of the Mycobacterium intracellulare ATCC 13950 genome:
- a CDS encoding PaaI family thioesterase, translating to MRAPVGQYGVVVAEHQRHPGGGFNPPEPTTKGGPDYGRFIDAVRALQDHARAADAPDEVITEAADLLEKVSALLAPYDADEWASPSGRRMDLPMRGNILTIPMAARKGADGRVHGEARFARFHLGRNGAVHGGALGMLFDSILGLSAAVLTGNPRQRTAYLKIDYRHIVPVEKELQFDAGVDRVDGRKIFVSGRLTDNDRLLTEADALFVRLKPGQP from the coding sequence ATGCGCGCGCCCGTCGGGCAATACGGTGTGGTGGTGGCCGAACATCAGCGACACCCCGGCGGGGGATTCAACCCGCCCGAACCGACCACCAAGGGCGGGCCCGACTACGGCAGGTTCATCGACGCCGTGCGCGCGTTGCAGGATCACGCCCGCGCCGCCGACGCCCCCGACGAGGTGATCACCGAGGCGGCCGACCTGCTGGAGAAGGTGTCGGCGTTGCTGGCGCCGTACGACGCCGACGAGTGGGCCTCCCCGTCGGGCCGCCGGATGGACCTGCCGATGCGCGGCAACATCCTGACGATCCCCATGGCGGCCCGCAAAGGCGCAGACGGCCGCGTCCATGGCGAGGCCCGCTTCGCCCGGTTCCATCTCGGCCGTAACGGCGCCGTGCACGGCGGCGCGCTGGGGATGCTGTTCGATTCCATTCTGGGGCTGAGCGCCGCGGTGCTCACCGGCAACCCACGGCAGCGCACCGCCTACCTCAAGATCGACTACCGCCACATCGTTCCGGTGGAGAAGGAACTACAGTTCGACGCCGGCGTCGACCGGGTGGACGGGCGCAAGATCTTCGTCTCGGGCCGGTTGACCGACAACGATCGCCTGCTCACCGAAGCCGACGCGCTGTTCGTGCGGCTCAAACCCGGCCAGCCCTGA
- a CDS encoding aldo/keto reductase: MRGGVLRVRSEDVTAQNSKTVAGASGTFTLGGDLTINRLGFGAMRLTAKGVWGPPDDRDECVRVLRRAVELGVNFIDTADSYGPYFSEEIIHEALHPYDGLVIATKAGLLRTGPDIWIPLGNPSYLRQECELSLRRLGVDAIDLFQLHRIDKNFPLEDQVGELLTLKNEGKIRHIGLSEINVDQLGAAQKITEIVSVQNMYNLSARDAEPLLDAVTEQGIGFIPWFPLAAGPLAAPDGPLQRIAAEHDATPSQLALAWLLKRSPVMLPIPGTSKVAHLEENVAAAEITLSDDEFETLSAAGAQQTG, from the coding sequence ATGCGCGGCGGTGTTTTGCGAGTACGGTCTGAAGATGTGACCGCACAAAACTCGAAAACCGTTGCCGGGGCGTCGGGAACGTTCACCCTCGGCGGAGATCTGACCATCAACCGACTCGGCTTCGGGGCGATGCGCCTTACCGCGAAGGGCGTGTGGGGCCCGCCCGACGACCGCGACGAATGCGTCCGGGTGCTGCGGCGCGCCGTCGAGCTCGGGGTGAACTTCATCGACACCGCGGACTCCTACGGCCCGTACTTCTCCGAGGAGATCATCCACGAGGCGCTGCATCCCTACGACGGCCTGGTGATCGCGACCAAGGCGGGGCTGCTGCGCACCGGCCCGGACATCTGGATCCCGTTGGGCAACCCCAGTTATCTGCGCCAGGAATGCGAGCTGAGCCTGCGCCGGCTGGGCGTGGACGCCATCGACCTGTTCCAGCTGCACCGCATCGACAAGAACTTCCCGCTCGAGGACCAGGTCGGCGAGCTGCTGACCCTGAAGAACGAGGGCAAGATCCGCCACATCGGCCTGTCCGAGATCAACGTCGACCAGCTCGGCGCGGCGCAAAAGATCACCGAGATCGTGTCGGTGCAGAACATGTACAACCTGTCGGCCCGTGACGCCGAACCGCTGCTGGACGCGGTGACCGAACAGGGCATCGGTTTCATCCCCTGGTTCCCGCTGGCCGCCGGACCGCTGGCCGCCCCCGACGGGCCGCTGCAGCGCATCGCCGCCGAGCACGACGCGACGCCGTCACAGCTGGCGCTGGCGTGGTTGCTGAAGCGGTCACCGGTGATGCTGCCGATTCCGGGGACGTCGAAGGTGGCGCACCTGGAGGAGAACGTCGCCGCCGCTGAGATCACGCTGTCGGACGACGAGTTCGAGACCCTGTCGGCCGCCGGGGCCCAGCAGACCGGGTAG
- a CDS encoding DUF1990 family protein, with amino-acid sequence MDLRALEELPLTYREVGATAAGDLPAGYDHQHAERQIGTGRQRFEQAADAVLRWGMQRGSGLRVQASSEIAVVDAVVVVRMGFLPAPCRVVYVVDEPDIRGFGYGTLPGHPESGEERFVVRYDPITSAVHAEVSAFSRPATWWSKAGGPVVRVAQRLIAKRYLRAV; translated from the coding sequence GTGGACCTACGAGCGCTCGAGGAACTTCCGCTGACCTATCGGGAAGTGGGTGCGACGGCGGCCGGTGACCTGCCCGCGGGATACGACCATCAACACGCCGAGCGCCAAATCGGCACGGGCCGGCAGCGTTTCGAGCAGGCCGCCGACGCCGTGCTGCGCTGGGGCATGCAGCGCGGCTCGGGGCTGCGCGTGCAGGCCAGCTCGGAGATCGCCGTCGTCGACGCGGTGGTGGTGGTGCGGATGGGTTTTCTGCCGGCGCCCTGCCGCGTCGTGTACGTCGTCGACGAACCCGACATTCGCGGCTTCGGCTACGGCACCCTGCCGGGCCACCCGGAATCCGGCGAGGAGCGTTTCGTGGTGCGCTACGACCCGATCACCTCCGCAGTCCACGCGGAGGTGTCGGCATTCTCCCGTCCGGCGACCTGGTGGAGCAAGGCCGGCGGCCCGGTGGTGCGGGTAGCGCAGCGGCTCATCGCCAAGCGCTACCTGAGGGCCGTCTGA